Sequence from the Acidihalobacter prosperus genome:
TGCCTGGCAAGGTATCAGCGACGTGGTGCGGGGCATCGATCTCCTCGAATCGACGCCGCGCCAACGCCATCTGCAGGATTGCCTGGGCTTGCTGGCGCCTCGCTATGCGCACCTACCGCTTGTCGTCGGCCGGGAGGGCACCAAGCTGAGCAAGTCGGCCGGCGCGGCGGCACTCGATACAGGGTGCCCAGGGGAGAACCTCTGGCGAGCGCTGTGGGCCTTGGGTCAACAGCCGCCACGGGAGTTGCGGACGGGTGAACCTCGCGACCTCTGGGCCTGGGCAGGCGAACATTGGGCACTCGATGCGTTGCGCGGCGTAACCACGTGCTCGGCGCCCATTCACCCGAACCAATAGCAGATCAGGCCGTGGTCTCGGATCCCATTATCGGCAGCGGTCCACCGCCATCGTGCGATTCGGCGGCGAGCCCTACCAACGACACCAAGTTGATATCGCCGACCATGACTTCGGCGAGGGTGCCATTGGCGTGCCATCGCGGCAAGGCCAGTGATATGCAGAAGTCCTCGGTCGCGCGCGAAACATAGATGCTCGAAAGATAACTGCGTTGCCCGCGGCGCAATTCCCGGAAATAGGTTCGATCGGCCCGATTCATTCCTTCCCCGCCGCGCTTGATCAACCCGCGCATGCCGGGGTTGAGCCAGTTCGCACCCTGCTGGATGCCGCGCGCATCGAGGCGGAACACCAGTTCGAAAGCCGAATAGCGTCCGAACCATTGATCCACGGCGTCGGCATCGCCTGTATGCGGGAATGTGGCCAAGGCGTTCTCGAGCGCGTGACGCCAGGCTGCAAGCCCGAGTACACGCGGCATTTCAGTCACGACCGGCGGCGTGCCTTCTGTCACGATCACGCTGCCAAGACGATCCTTGGCGGCGCGTTTGAGTTGGGCGGCACGGGTACTCGCCATCACGCTATCGCTCATTGGTCCGGTCCGGCCGTTTACCACGACGACCGATAAGGTGGCCACGGGGTGGTACTGTCCGTCCTGGGTACCGAAATAACCTAGATCAAGATCGCTTTCGTCATACAGATGGGGGGCAAGTTCATGGAAACGGTCGATCAGCCAGCGCAGACGCGCATCAAGCCCCGGCGCCCTGGCGGGCGCAACCAACAGAAAGTCGTCGCCGCCAATATGCCCCAGCTCCGCTTCCGGCAAGCCGTCGAATCCCTTGCGCAGGATTTCGGCAAGCACCTTGATCATGGCGTCCCCGCGGACGAAGCCGTAGCGGTCGTTGAACGCCTTGAAATGATCGAGGTCCAGATATACCAACTGCAAGGCCTCGCCACCGGCGAGCCGCTGTTCTATCAGGCTACGCAATACTGGCCCGGTCGGCAGGCCACTCAATGGGTGTACGCTGGGTGGCAGCCGGACGTTCAGCAAATGGTCAAGCACACCAAGCAAAACCAGGGTACCCATGTAACGGCCATTGTCGTCCACCACGACCCAGGGTTGCGCGCGCCCCCCCGTCTCGTAGAGCCGCCTCAGCAGGCTGTGCGCATTCACGCGGGCGCTCAATATCTGTTCGAGCGGATGGATATGCCGCCCGACCGCCTCCCAGGCCGGTGCCGTCAGAATGCGCCTGGAAAGAAAACCCAGAGGCCGGCCCTGCTCCAGCACGATGATATGTTCGAGCGCGGTATTGCGCATAAATGCCTGCCGTGCCGCCACCATCTCGGCACCGATCGACACCGTCTCGCCATGGCTCAGGAAATCGCCCAGTCGCACCAGAGGCCGCATTTGGCGGTTGCGCCCCTGAGACAGGACAGGTAGCGCCGCCGCATCCGCCAAGCCCGGCATCGGGCGCGCAAAATAGTAGCCTTGGGCATACCCGACCCCAAGATCGCGGCACAGCTCGACATCCTCGACGTTCTCAAGGCCCTCGGCGATGGAAACACAACCCAACCGTTGCGCCATCGATATCAGCGCCTCAAGTACGCCAACGCGCATTCGGCTGTTGTGCACGCCGTGCACCAAGGCTCGGTCGATCTTGACGAAATCGGGACGCAACGTCGCCAACAGGTTGAGGCCGCTGTAACCCGATCCGATATCGTCCAGGGCGATTCTGAAACCCATCGCCTTGAGACGGTCGCAGGCGGTCGCCAGCGCCTCTGGGTCTTCCACCTGCTCGCTCTCCACGACCTCGATGACTACCTCATGCGGCGGTACACCGAGATCCTGCATCAGCCCGAAAGATGGATGAGCCGCGAAATCGCTTTGCAGCAGACTGTTCGGCATGGCGTTGATGAAGATCGGCATGCCCTGCGGCAATAGCCTTTTCTTGACGGAAAGCGCGCTGGCCTGGCAGACCAAGTCGAAATCGGTCAGACGCCCGGCACGACGTGCGATGGAAAACGCCTCGCCACCGCCCAGGCGGCCGGCCGCGCCAAGATCGACACGGCACAAGGCCTCATAAGCGAATATCCTGCCTGTCTGGTTGAGGTCGACGATCGGCTGGATGTCGCTGCAGATACCGTCATTGAGTTCGCCATTGATCCAAGAATGATGGATACGTGCATGCAAGGCCTCCATGGGCGTGAGCCTGCGCAGCAGCTCCACCATGGGCAAGGCTGCCGTCGGGTCGTCCAGCTCGAGCGCCAGAACGCCGGCGCGGGCTGTCTCGGGCAGCGTCAACAACAATCGATCGAGAAGATCCGCCAGATCGTCCGCCGCATGATCGAATATCCATATACCGGCATCGTCGTCCAACGGCTCGCCCCAGGCATGCCACTCACCGGGCACGGATCGGTCTCCCGCCCTGACCAGCAAATGAGCCCGGCTACGATGTTTCATGACAGCCCGTGATATCGATGACGCAAAAATAAAGGCATTATTTATACCAGCCCGCATGACCGCCCTGCGCGCGCCCCATAGGGGTGCGTGGCGCGCCGATCGACCTCATCAATCGATTCGCCTCCTCCTGGCGCGCGCGCTATCGGACCAGTTCGCACCAATACCGTGCATGGGTAGGCGCCACAGCAGGATCGCGCCGGACAGGAACAGTATCAAGATCGAAAGTATCGAAAGACGGGGATCATCGCTCACAAGTGCGGTCACCCCCATCAGCAAGGGGCCGATGACCGCGGCAAACTTGCCGAGCATATTGTAGAAGCCGAAAAATTCCCCGGATTTCTCGCTTGGGATCAGGCGCGCGTACAGCGCCCGGCTAAGACCCTGTACGCCACCCTGTACGAGACCTATCACGGCAGCAATGGCATAAAACTCCCAAGTGCTGTGCATAACGGCGGCCCATAGGGTCGCCAGCACATAGACGCCTATCCCGAACAAGATCGCGGTACGGGTGCCGATGCGCTCGCCGAGATAACCGAAGGCAATGGCGGCGGGAATTCCGACGAACTGCGTCAGCAACAGCGCGGCGATCAGTTGCTGACTGCCGAATCCCAACGACATCGCATAATTGACCGCCATGCGGATCACGGTATTGACGCCGTCGATGTACAACCAATAGGCCAGCAGGAAACCGCCGACCAGTTTGAGGCTGCGGATATGGCGCAGTGTTTCCAGCAACTGTCGCCATCCCGCCCGGGCGACTTTCCCCCAGCCCGCGACGGGGCTGCCTCCATCGGGTTCGGGCACGCGAAGCAACAACGGCATGCTGAATACGCCCCACCAAACAGCCGTCAACAGGAACGCACCCTTCACCGCCTCCGCCGCATCACTCAGCCCGAACCGGCTCGGCCAAAGTGTCAATGCGACACAAACCGCGAACAGCCCTCCGCCGCCGAGATAGCCAAGCCCGTATCCGAGCGAGGAGACGCGATCGTAGTCCCGCGGCTTGGCCACGGCCACGAGCAGGGCATCGTAGAAGATATTGGCGCCCATGTAGCCGATGACGGCAACGGTATACAACACGGCGGCATACTGCCAATGCCCGCCGCCCAAGAGAAACATCGAAGCCGTACCCGCGATGCCCAGCAGCGTGAACAGTGCAAGGAATCGCTTCTTGGTACGCCCGCGGTCCGCCATGGCGCCGAGTACCGGGGCCAGCAATGCGATCAGCAGGCTGGCTGTCGAATTGACCACTCCCAAATGGAAGGTGATCGTTTCCGAGGGCTGCCCTCGGCTCCAGTATTCACGGAAAAAAATGGGGAAAAAACCAGCCATGACGACCGTGGCGAACGCCGAATTGGCCCAATCATAGAGCGCCCAAGCGACAATGCCTCTCCCCTCGGGAAGATCCACCCTGCCAGGCACTCACATGCCTTGCTGGAGGTTGCCGAGCACCGAAAGCAGTGCGCGGTCCACCATAGAGGCGTCCTCGATGACGCGCGCTCTACCCTCGCGTATTTCGTGCGCAAGCCCGTGTGTATTCATCTCCGCAACCTTCACGCCCTGACGATTGACGAAGAAATACTTTCCACTAATCACACTTTTCCAGGAGAGTTTGATGCGGAGTTCGCGGCCTTCGCGATCGGTCCAGTCCAGCCAGGTGCCCTCCCCCATGGACTCGGCGCGGTCATAAAAATGATCCAGCGGACCCTCTTCGGTCAGTCTCGGCATGACGCTGCCCAGGAAGCGGCCTTCGTCGATCATCCGGTTGATTTGAGCAGCCTTGCGCGCCATGAACGATTGCGCATCGGGCAATTCTTCCTGATGCGCATCCGTCGGGTGGTCTTCCTTCGCTTCTGTTGCCACGCCTTGCGTCTCGCTGGACACCTCGGGCGGAGTCGTCGGTGTCGGCCTGTGAGCACGCGCCAGGCGGGTGTGCTCCACCGCCAGACAGTTCAACAGGCGCTCGCGCCCCGCCGGCGGCAGACGCAGGCGCTCCATGCCGTCACGCAGGGCCCGCAGCAGTGCGGGCAATGTCTCGAGCAGCTGCCGGCGTGCCGCTTCAGACTCCTTGGGCATCAGGCTCCAGACCAGGGTCGAAGCCACATTCAGCACGCGATCCCAGGTTGGAGAACCGGCACCCTCCAAACGATAGATGCCCGCCAACAGATTCGACCAAGGGCCTTTAAGAAAGGCCGCGGCCGGCTCCGGCAAGATCGCTTCACCGATGGTTTCATCGATAGCGGTCGCGGCTGCAGCCTTGGCGACCGCACGCGATTCCGCCTGGCGGGCCTCCCCAACGGCCTCTTCTTCACGAACAGATGAACGATGTTCCGATTGTTGCAGCCAGTCCTCGAATGTCTCGAGCACATCCGAAAACACCTGCACATTGTCCTCGAACTCGTCGATGACGCGGTCCACCAGACGCTGGATGCAGGGCAACAGGCCGTCATCCGGATCGTCTGCCTCTGGAGACCAACCGACGGCGGCGCGCGCCATCTGATTGAGCAGACGTCTGACCGGGTGCTGCCGACGCGTGAAGAACTCCGCATCGATAAGCGCCGCCTTGAGCACCGGGATCTGAAGTCTCGCAACGGCACCCTTTATCTCTCCCGGCAGGTCCGGATCTTCGAACAGGAAATCGAACAGCATGGCGACGACATCGATGGTCTTGTCCTCCATCGGCCGTATCACCGTTGCCATGCCAGCCGCGGTACCGCTTTCGATCAGCCCGCGCTTGAGCGCCTCGGTGTTGAGCGACAAACCGCCATCGACGAAGTACTGTCCTACCGCAGGCGCCACCTGCAGTCGGGACAAAGCCTCCACCACCGGCAATCGCGGGGCATAGCCTACGCCGCCTTGCCCGCCACCCGCCGGACCCGCGGCCGGGTAGGAAGCCGTGGCGCGTACCCCATTGCCGTACAGGAAATTGCGCAGCGCCTGCGCTATTTCGTCCTCGCGCTCGGCGCCTTGATCGATTGCTTCACCGGATCCGACCTCCGCATTCGGCGCGGCACCCCCCCGGGCATTCCGCGGGCGACGCGCCTGGCCATGGCCTGCATCTGCGCTGCTCAGGGTCGGCAGGATGCCGTTTTCACGCAGAATGACATTGATTCCGGCATAGAAATCGCCCAGCGTATTGATCACATCCTGATCGAAAAGCTTGTACAGCAGCAGGCGCGTATGGATATCGATTTCGAGAGCAGACGCGGCTTCCTGGAAGGCGCCGCAGATCACATCCGGCCCGATGGCGGCCACTTCGTCGACCGCAGGCGCGGACGTGCCGGCCATCGCTGCAAGACGCTGGCCGATCAGGTAGAGCGCCTCAGCGTAAAGCCGACGGGCCTTGGTTACCATGGCGTCTACGGCCAAACGCTCCTCAAGCTCGTCGGTCTCGATCAGGCTCAATTCGGCGTCCTGCGCATTGCGCTGCGCTTGTGGCGGTGGCGGCCTGCGATCGTTCAATGCCTGATCGAAACGCTTGAGAATCAGCGCGGCGAAATCCGCCTCCAGCGTCGGGCGCTTGAGGCGAATCTCGCGCATGGCGTCGAAGAAGGTGGCCTGCTGCTGGTTGCTTTCGGCTCGGTCTGCACGCGCGAACAGCGCATCGTCCACCTGTTCGAGCATGACATGCAGGCGCTGCGTCAGCCCCTTGCGGATCTGTTCCCTGATCCTGGCCGCCAATTGGCTGCGTTCAACCGCGCCCAGCCTGTTCCGCTGCGGGTCCAGTGAAACGACGTTCTCGGATCGAGATTGGCTCATGGTCCACCTATTCCGTCGCATCAAGCGAACGGCTGCCGAGGTCTGGCATATAAGACTATCGGTTGCCCCCATCACCAACCCTTGCACATCCGACGGACTGCTGCCGGGAGCCGACCAGCGGCTGCCCCTGCTCGCGGGTCGACAAACGCGTTAGAATCGCCGCCAGCCCAAATCCAAACGAGTTTCATCGATGTCCGTGTTCCCAGTTCGTCGACGCAGCACACCCGTCATAATCGGCAACGTCACCATCGGCGGTGACGCGCCCGTGGCGGTGCAGTCCATGACCAATACGGATACGGCCGACCCGGTACGCACGGCCATTCAGGTGGCCGAACTGGCGCGTGCCGGCTCGGAGCTCGTACGCATCACCGTGAATACCGAGGAAGCCGCTGCCGCCGTTCCTGACATACGCAACCGGCTCGACGCCATGGGCATCGACGTCCCCCTCGTGGGCGACTTCCATTTCAATGGGCATAAACTGCTGTCCAAATATCCGGATTGCGCCGCCACGCTGGCAAAATATCGTATCAACCCAGGCAACGTCGGGCGTGGCAGCAAGCGCGACACGCAATTCGCACAGATGATCGAACTCGCCTGTCGATATGACAAGCCGGTTCGCATCGGCGTCAACTGGGGATCGCTCGACCAGGATCTGCTGGCGCGCAAGCTGGACGAAAACGCCCGGCTTGCGCGCCCGCTGCCCCTCGAAACCATCACCCACGAGGCCCTCCTCGCCTCCGCGCTCGACAGTGCTGCGCGCGCAGAGGCGCTGGGGCTTGCGCACGACCGCATCATTCTTTCCTGCAAGCTCTCCGGCGTGCCGGATCTGATACGCGCCTATCGCGATCTGGCCGGACGCTGCGATTATCCGCTTCACATGGGCCTTACCGAAGCCGGCATGGGCACCAAGGGCGTGGTGGCCTCAACGGCCGCGCTCTCGATTCTGCTCGCCGAAGGCATCGGCGACACCATCCGCATCTCCCTCACGCCCGCACCGGGTGGCGAGCGCACAGAAGAAGTCATCGTCGCCCAGGAGATACTGCAGTCCCTCGGGCTACGCGCGTTTTCGCCGCGAGTCGTCGCCTGCCCCGGCTGTGGGCGCACTTCGAGCAGTTATTTTCAGGAACTGGCCGAATCCATTCAGGCCTATCTGCGCGAGCAAATGCCGGGCTGGAGGTCGCGTCATCCAGGAGTCGAATCCATGTCGGTCGCGGTAATGGGCTGCGTGGTCAACGGACCCGGCGAAAGTCGGCATGCGAACATCGGCATCAGCCTGCCCGGCACCGGCGAGACGCCCGTCGCCCCGGTTTATGTGGACGGCGAGAAAACCGTGACCCTCAAGGGGGAGCGTATCGCCGAGGAATTCCAGGCTCTGGTCACGGAATACGTCCAGACGCGCTACCCGCAGGCATCGCCATCCGAAGACCCTCTTTGCGCACCCGCCTCGACACGCTAGCGTTTGCCGCCAACGGTCCGCATGCGAGTGGAATTTTCCGTGCCGCGAATGGTCCTAGAGTCGCCTCGTAACGGATAGACAATGCTGCTGGGCAGCGACTCCAGGAAAACATGGCATTCATTCCAGGCTTAACTGCCCGCTACCGATCGACCCGCAAACACGCGCAGCGAATGACGTTGTGCGGCACGCTGTGCTGCATGCTAGCCGGCCAGGCGGCCTTCGCGGCCGGCAGCACCCCGTCCGATCGACACTTCGATCACGATCACTATCTGATCCCCGGCTTCAGCGCCCATCTGATCGATACGGATATGCTGGTGTATCAGGATCTGCTGGCGGCCCGCCGCGCCGCACGGCGCCGCGATACCCTGCGCCTGCGAATTGCGCTCGCGGATGCGAACGGCCACTTGCTGCAGATGGCCACGCCGCCCGCCCTGGCCAGCCTGCGCGACCACATCGTCAGCGTGTCGGACGGGCTAAGGCGCGCCGCCGCCGGCCATGCCGCCCTACCCTGGGCGCCGCTGATCCAATCAATCCGTCGCCTCCCCATGCCCAATGCCGACCGTTCGGCCCGCAAACGACTTCTGTCAACGGCGGGACGGGGGCAGGCCCTGGCCGAAGCCGGTCGGTTCAAGGCCGCGCGCTTGCGTATTCATCGGCTTATTTCTGAAATCGAGATCACCGCCCACGTGTTCCCCATCGTACGGCTGCGCCGGGAAGTCCGCTCGGCCGTCGATGCGGCTTCCCACGGCGGTCCGCACTGGCAAGGGGCGAGCCAGGCCATCAAGCGCGCGATCCACGACACGCAGTGGCTGATTCGCCCCGCCGGTCGCGACATGATCCGCGCCTACGACGCCGCGGTCGCCGCCTATGCGGAATGGCCTCGGCAGTACGATGCCCGCCGCTCGCTCGGCCAGGCGAGCTGGTATCTGCAGCACGTATCAGCCATGCGCAGATTGGCCGACCGCTTCCGCAAGGTCGCAGATGAACATCCGCTGTCGTTATCTGACATAGCGCACCTGCAGCATCAACTGGCCTTGGGCATCCACCGCTCCCGCGACGCTTTGTCGCAGCATGTCGGCACCGCATCCGCGGGCTGAAGCCGGGACGATGGCACGGCGGCCCGCGCCATAGCCTGCGATTATTGGCGCCGCAGCAAAAAATGGTCTAGGAACCCTGCTTTATCAGCAGATCAAAATCCACCCAACATGGTCGCATGACCGCGCCGAATTGCACGCGCCCATGCACTTACGGCTGGTGAAATCTCGTCCTTGTATATTACAATATAAGGATAAGTCTATATATCGTACTTATAAGCGCAGAACCGTAATCGATAGAGCCTCGCTGAGGGTTCTGATGTCGATGTGTTAGACCCGCGACGCGGGTCTAACACGTTTAGGTAGGACGCCGCAGGATGTCGAGTCGTCACCAAGGCAACTCGCCGCACATGCGGTCAGGTTGTCGATTCAGACGCCGGCGGAGCATCGCCGGTGCGAGCGTCCGTCCATTCACTCGTGCAGGGAGAGAGGATCAAAAGATGTCCCGAGAGAAATTCCCAGGCGCACTTCGCTACCTAGCGCTGATGCCGCTCCTGTTCCTGGGGGGGTGCAGTACCCAACACTTCTGGCTGTTCAACCCCAAAGGGCCGATCAGCGAAACGGAATTGCACTACCTGATCCTCGATGTCGCCGTCATGCTCGTCATCATCATTCCGA
This genomic interval carries:
- a CDS encoding EAL domain-containing protein, whose amino-acid sequence is MPGEWHAWGEPLDDDAGIWIFDHAADDLADLLDRLLLTLPETARAGVLALELDDPTAALPMVELLRRLTPMEALHARIHHSWINGELNDGICSDIQPIVDLNQTGRIFAYEALCRVDLGAAGRLGGGEAFSIARRAGRLTDFDLVCQASALSVKKRLLPQGMPIFINAMPNSLLQSDFAAHPSFGLMQDLGVPPHEVVIEVVESEQVEDPEALATACDRLKAMGFRIALDDIGSGYSGLNLLATLRPDFVKIDRALVHGVHNSRMRVGVLEALISMAQRLGCVSIAEGLENVEDVELCRDLGVGYAQGYYFARPMPGLADAAALPVLSQGRNRQMRPLVRLGDFLSHGETVSIGAEMVAARQAFMRNTALEHIIVLEQGRPLGFLSRRILTAPAWEAVGRHIHPLEQILSARVNAHSLLRRLYETGGRAQPWVVVDDNGRYMGTLVLLGVLDHLLNVRLPPSVHPLSGLPTGPVLRSLIEQRLAGGEALQLVYLDLDHFKAFNDRYGFVRGDAMIKVLAEILRKGFDGLPEAELGHIGGDDFLLVAPARAPGLDARLRWLIDRFHELAPHLYDESDLDLGYFGTQDGQYHPVATLSVVVVNGRTGPMSDSVMASTRAAQLKRAAKDRLGSVIVTEGTPPVVTEMPRVLGLAAWRHALENALATFPHTGDADAVDQWFGRYSAFELVFRLDARGIQQGANWLNPGMRGLIKRGGEGMNRADRTYFRELRRGQRSYLSSIYVSRATEDFCISLALPRWHANGTLAEVMVGDINLVSLVGLAAESHDGGGPLPIMGSETTA
- a CDS encoding MFS transporter — its product is MPGRVDLPEGRGIVAWALYDWANSAFATVVMAGFFPIFFREYWSRGQPSETITFHLGVVNSTASLLIALLAPVLGAMADRGRTKKRFLALFTLLGIAGTASMFLLGGGHWQYAAVLYTVAVIGYMGANIFYDALLVAVAKPRDYDRVSSLGYGLGYLGGGGLFAVCVALTLWPSRFGLSDAAEAVKGAFLLTAVWWGVFSMPLLLRVPEPDGGSPVAGWGKVARAGWRQLLETLRHIRSLKLVGGFLLAYWLYIDGVNTVIRMAVNYAMSLGFGSQQLIAALLLTQFVGIPAAIAFGYLGERIGTRTAILFGIGVYVLATLWAAVMHSTWEFYAIAAVIGLVQGGVQGLSRALYARLIPSEKSGEFFGFYNMLGKFAAVIGPLLMGVTALVSDDPRLSILSILILFLSGAILLWRLPMHGIGANWSDSARARRRRID
- a CDS encoding DUF1631 domain-containing protein, yielding MSQSRSENVVSLDPQRNRLGAVERSQLAARIREQIRKGLTQRLHVMLEQVDDALFARADRAESNQQQATFFDAMREIRLKRPTLEADFAALILKRFDQALNDRRPPPPQAQRNAQDAELSLIETDELEERLAVDAMVTKARRLYAEALYLIGQRLAAMAGTSAPAVDEVAAIGPDVICGAFQEAASALEIDIHTRLLLYKLFDQDVINTLGDFYAGINVILRENGILPTLSSADAGHGQARRPRNARGGAAPNAEVGSGEAIDQGAEREDEIAQALRNFLYGNGVRATASYPAAGPAGGGQGGVGYAPRLPVVEALSRLQVAPAVGQYFVDGGLSLNTEALKRGLIESGTAAGMATVIRPMEDKTIDVVAMLFDFLFEDPDLPGEIKGAVARLQIPVLKAALIDAEFFTRRQHPVRRLLNQMARAAVGWSPEADDPDDGLLPCIQRLVDRVIDEFEDNVQVFSDVLETFEDWLQQSEHRSSVREEEAVGEARQAESRAVAKAAAATAIDETIGEAILPEPAAAFLKGPWSNLLAGIYRLEGAGSPTWDRVLNVASTLVWSLMPKESEAARRQLLETLPALLRALRDGMERLRLPPAGRERLLNCLAVEHTRLARAHRPTPTTPPEVSSETQGVATEAKEDHPTDAHQEELPDAQSFMARKAAQINRMIDEGRFLGSVMPRLTEEGPLDHFYDRAESMGEGTWLDWTDREGRELRIKLSWKSVISGKYFFVNRQGVKVAEMNTHGLAHEIREGRARVIEDASMVDRALLSVLGNLQQGM
- the ispG gene encoding flavodoxin-dependent (E)-4-hydroxy-3-methylbut-2-enyl-diphosphate synthase, producing the protein MSVFPVRRRSTPVIIGNVTIGGDAPVAVQSMTNTDTADPVRTAIQVAELARAGSELVRITVNTEEAAAAVPDIRNRLDAMGIDVPLVGDFHFNGHKLLSKYPDCAATLAKYRINPGNVGRGSKRDTQFAQMIELACRYDKPVRIGVNWGSLDQDLLARKLDENARLARPLPLETITHEALLASALDSAARAEALGLAHDRIILSCKLSGVPDLIRAYRDLAGRCDYPLHMGLTEAGMGTKGVVASTAALSILLAEGIGDTIRISLTPAPGGERTEEVIVAQEILQSLGLRAFSPRVVACPGCGRTSSSYFQELAESIQAYLREQMPGWRSRHPGVESMSVAVMGCVVNGPGESRHANIGISLPGTGETPVAPVYVDGEKTVTLKGERIAEEFQALVTEYVQTRYPQASPSEDPLCAPASTR